The genomic region atatgacgtcacacgcacgggatgtcgtgcgtgatgacgtcacactATCGGAAGAAATAACCAGCAGCTGAGTCTGCAAACTCCCATCAGTATGAGCGCCGTGATTGGACGTATCACGGGCGCCATTCTCCAATAAACTTCCAGTTAGGGGTATTTAAACTTGTACTTAGCAGCATTATGtataccaattgagaaagccgaaatatattggcgaaacgcgtcttggacacAGCACTGGCACTTGAGTATactgaatttattttattgtttttatgtatgagttacaataaatgttaatttcttTTACCAAGTGGACTAGTGATATCCTTATGCTGCTATAAAGAAGGGAACTGTCACCCTATAATTGACAGTATACCTGCATACTTGGAGCCCAGTTATAGGCTCCTAACAAGGTGAGAAGTACATTGTTATCTATACCTTATTATTCAACATATTAAGGATTTCTACACCAGGGTCAGCATTGCTTCcctgtttctctctttttttgtctcCATCTCGAGGTTTTTTCACCTTCTACGAACACCTAAAAAGGACTCCAACATCATTTATATTATCTCCTGAAACTTGCAGGAGTAAGTTGTTTTATTTTCAAGCGCTCCACCTTTACACTATTTTTGCATGCATTTGCACAATAGCGTTTTTTTGTATACTATTGATTGTAGTAGGTTGAAGAGTTCCTACTTTTGGTGTTAGCTGCTACCACTTTATTGTGTATTGTAATATTATCTATCTCTTCTAAGCGCCTTTTACCACAGCACCAACACCTTTTCACTCCATTGTTGAATAGCTTAGTCTAACTGTGCGTTTGAATCGTCGAACGGGACTTCGTTTTCAGCCGAAGCAtcgaagtggaggagaaggtaagggtcagcggtgttcgtgcaaatgggtagacgattttagttccatggatttggctgcacacaccgctgaccacgttcgacTAAAGAAAGATGGCCAACTCCACGTGTTTGactgtacgaacggcggccacacagcggtcggcaattaacctgcagtaaccccCCAGCCTGGGAAGTAAATTGgccgcacacttccacttctgtgtgGTCATCCTATGCAGTAATTGGttcggtaagccccatttaccgaTCCAAATAGGAAAAAGCCACAAACAAAGTATTTTGAAGGTCTGGGGACACGGTcataaaggggcattgttcccaaaagtctcaATATGCCCCAATAAcagttttaaagggccatacaccacaGGTCCATAATCTTCGAGCAAAAGGCGAGCAATCAGGCCCCTCCagaacccagtggcgaggtcactttcgccacactgtgagaggtcttttctgctctctctctcttggaaagttgctgaggaaggggacaatgacacaaaaatggtctggggaaggggacaatgacacacaaaggggctggtggaaagtaagagacacacaaagggtgtTGTAAGGCGCAAAATGGAAAATgcagataaaatacactaaaggggatGTAAGGCACAAAAGGGGTCTGAgaaacacacaggtgaagattacTTTTTTAGTGGGGGTGCAAAATGCATCTACACCTGAgcagtcaaaaatccttgcaccggccctgatgagATGACGTCTGTGTGCTCAGGTATGTATTCCaggagaaaaaaaacttttttttctggtGTGGTGATGAATCTCAGTGACAGAGTTGGATCTCTCTGCCTACACGACCCCTAATAAACATTATTTTAACTTAATCGGTTTTGTGCAGAGATTTGTATAAATTATTAGATGCTATTTCTGTGGTGTTTTAAGGTGTGTCGAAATGACAACAGGTGGGTTATTTTGTGTATGCTCAACTGTTAACTGTatgaagattttttattttaaacacaatACTATTATTTTCAGAACTCGCTTTTTGGTTTAATTACTAATCTGGGAATTGGCAAGAATACTCAAAAACATTGCAACATTTAGGCCAAATAGCTGAGCTAAGAAAACAATGGgacgttttaatattttttttttcccaagatgTTGGCCTACAATTTAAAATTGTCCTGTGGATTCTCGTTGATTCTCAACTAAATAAAAATCCAATGTCATTTTTTGGGAGGTGGGGAAAGGGGTTGGGTGGAATGTTTTTTGATTTATATCTTCTACAGATTCTAAACTATTACCTAATCTTCTTAACATTCTTTAAGCATTCTGAGACGAGAATTCCTCTTGAAACGTGCATGCACACTTATGAATATATGttaaatttttgttttgtatgtatttacaaagaaaaaagacaaacgtaaaaatctttttttttttactacttttatCTCTCAGGAGCAAAAATATTTAAGGTAACGATTAAAGCTCTATCTTCAAATGAGTATATAAGAATCCATGTTCCCGATCCCTTGGACAGGAATGATGGATCCTACGTCATGAGATATCGCATGTACGGCAGTGTTACCGAGGGACTAATTATTGAAGTACTCCATGGGGATAAGCACGTGGCTCAGTCTCCTTATATACTGAAAGGTAAGGGACCAGTTACATAACAAATAACATTAATATGGGCTTTGGTAGGTCCCAGAAATACTTGGGGTTACTCCCTTACAGATTCTGTCTTTTAACACCTCAGTCTGCCATCCATACAGCGAATCGGTTCATTATTAAAGGATCCCTTATTTTTTTAGGAATTGGATCTGAGAAGGGACCGAGGTGTAGGGCCACCCTTAAAAATAGTAGAGAAGAGCAACCAATATTTGAGTATTCCGCTGTCTTGTTTACATGTGCAGTCGTATCTATGTAAAGGGAACATTTAGAACAATTTAGCTTTTTACAGGAGATTTTTTAAAGTACTCTCTTAACAAGGGCACAACCACATTCTCCCTCCGCCACCCCACATTTCTACATGCGcacagcagactgtgtgtagtgTCATTGAGTCTTCTGAGACTGGTCACCAACCTAGAATTCTGGCTACAGACATAAATGTCACAACACTACGGCACACCTATAGTTTTTGATCACCTTATAGTTTCTTGCTTTGGAAGCTCAGTGactaacagaataacaaaacatgcAAGGCAGACGTAGAGTTAAATAAAGAATGACAGGCCAGAGGTCATTGCACAAGACAGACGTATTAACTCTGGGTTACTGCTACTACTTATTATAATGATATCATATTAGACGTCataaattgtttcttttttttttggatatacAGATTATAAATCCATCTGTAATCCATgtaaacaaaatgtattaataatttaTGTGGGCTTttgttcctttatttattttctaattcaAGTGGGTTTTGTTTATACAAACTAATGGAAAGCACACAAGCAGTTATTCTAGTGATGcgtcttcagtttgtctggaaACAATGTTCGGTAGGTgtggtgatcctttaacattttctGTCTCTTAATGTCTGTACAGATACTCAAGCACTCTGCCCTGGCTTGTCAGGGGATCAGTAAAGGATATACTTGTTTTAATGTGAGCGCCTCGTAaatcccttcctgtgcccttccCTTATTCAGTAATAAGCAGCACTTGCTGGTGCCAAGTTACATGACACCGGATACTTTACAGGCAACGCCAGCTATTGTAAATGACCTAACCACAGATCAAGAGTGGCTGCGGGAAAACCAATGGGATTTATCTGATAAACTGTGAAGCATTTaaatggttattcaataaactgggaATTCTTAGGGAATTACCACGTAGTTCCTAATGAACTAGTATACTCCATGTGTGTCCCTAAATTCATCCTCTTCCCATAACTCTTCGATTCATGTCCTTGTATCACATTTATGTCAATAACACTTTATTTCCATGAATAGTTCAAATGTGACTGAGCCACTTTAAATGATAGGTTCCTCTGTGTCAACTGTATTTTTGATAATCCACTCCCTTTCTCCAATCTTATCTAAAGAAATGAGGGTTATCTGCTTTCAGAAAtaatttaaattgatttgtaaAATCAAACATTAACTGTGCACTATaaacatcataactactacaactcAGTGCGTTGGTTATGGTGGAAACAGAATATGGACTCGCCCTCGCCCGCCCCTCTTTATTTTATCAGACCATTTGGGAGcagtttaacaaataaaaaaacggcTTGTCTCAGCACCCAAAACATGCCCCCCTCTGCATCTGCAAGGATAATATAGAAATTACAATTCTGTCCAACCTGGATGACCGTGAGATGAGATTACTGTGAACTGAGAAAGACTGCGATTTCAGCCTATCACTGCTTTCCTTTCTTGGAAAACATTGATATTGTGTAAGTGATTATTCCATATTATCAAGTCGTCTGGACCAAGGTGCTGGgggagtctgttttttttttttttatctttttttaattttatttaaaaaaattaaattaaaaaaacaaaacaaaaaaacaacacgaaCTGGATATGTTGCTCTTTGTACCATAAATACTACACTAAATTGTAGTTGTTGACGTGCTTAGATTAACAATTCAAGCGGAATAATTACACCAATTACTTTCTAGAAACAGGAACATAGACGTAGCTGGATTGGTTGGAATGCAGATCTAGTTTGTAGTCCATTCAGTTCTGCTAAATAACCCCATATCGTTAGACACTAGGTCAGGCTGGCCAATAGTGGTGCATTGGGACATATGCAAGCTGTTCCAGAATTGTCAGATTAGAGCAAGAAACATTAAAATGAGCTGAATAAAGTAGACAAAAAACACAGGAAGAATCTGTTCACTGAAAGCAATCTATGGGTACCTATACgtggaaagaaaaaatatataaaggtcaTTAACTCAAATTATACAAATTGGGACAAACCAATGTATTTCCAATCCTCACGTTTTCTAACTGCCCATTTCAAACACCAAATTGACTGTAAGGTATAGTTTTGCATTGTTGTATTGTAATTCATGAGAATGTCCGCAATGATGTTGAAAGGGGATTAACAAAAAGAAATGTATAACTTTACCTTCTGATTTTATTTAGGGCCAGTTTATCATGAATACTGTGATTGTCCTGAAGAAGATTCACATATATGGCAGCAGACTCTTTCATGTCCATCCAAAGAAACACAAATTTCAAAAGATTTTGCCCCATTCCCTATCATAGACCTGGAAAGGATGCTGGAAGAGGTCCCCCGGAGGTTTGCTGAGAAGAGAGGTGCCATTGTTCATTATACTATTCTCAATAATAATGTCTATCGGCGTTCCTTGGGCAAGTACACAGATTTCAAAATGTTCTCGGATGAGATACTGCTATCGTTGGCAAGAAAGGTATTTGCCaagattttatattaaaaaacataACTTCTAACTATAGTCATTTTTTAGTTGGTTGAACAAAGGAAAGCATGCTGTATTTAGGTATTTGTGGTTTATATTTTGGAGGCCTGTTTATTACTACTTTACCTAAGGCTGTTGTCTCTACACATGAGTCATATGAATATGGTTGCTTCAAaagcattctaaatataatagtaATCCAACTTGTTGTAgtgttttggtgtgtgtgtgtgtgtgtgtgttttatttatttaaactttttttttctttttgtttttctaagGTCCGCTTGCCAGATTTTGAATTTTATATAAATGTTGGGGACTGGCCTGTGGAGCATCGAAAAGCCAATGATACTCCTGGACCTCTGCCAATGATTTTGTGGTGTGGCTCTGTTGATTCACTTGACATAATTCTTCCAACCTACGACGTCACTCACTCAAGCCTTGAAACTTTACGTGGTGTGACTAATGACCTTCTTTCTATTCAAGGACACACTGGTACATTCATTATTTGACATTTAGAGAACCTAAAGCCTACGACATTATACATATTTGTTTGCTCATACCGCTATCAGCATTCTGGTAATTGCCTAAGACGTGAAATAGCTTTCACAAACCTACAGCTACAAGCTGCTCTATGTAGTTTCCCTCTTATGCAGAATGATTGATCCATAAATTCAACTTCTCTCATTAGGCCCATCACACTTTGTGCTCCAGGACCACAAATCCCTAAATCAAGCATCACAATTCCCAGGGATTTCTGCtcgcccgggctgaatttttactCCTCAAAGGCTAGTGGAGAGTGGAAATTTTGATCCTAGCCTCAAAGTGACCTAGTACTCCATATACTTTGAGGACTGGTCAATTTTAATGGGATTTGGTAGGAAACTACTTCTGTTACCAGGTTGCTGTTTCTAAATGTAGTCTCAGTGGTACTAACCTGAACATAAACCGAAGTCTGCTTTTCATGGTTTTAGAATGGATTTTACTTCATTCCATAAATTCGTgggtttctttgtttttgttttttatggtttGCATCTGAAATAGAATTTCACACTATTAACTATGTGCTATATTAAAAGATTACACAATTAAATTGTGTCTGAGAACAGAACATGTGATTGTGAAGTGGAATATGATGGCACTATAAAAAtgctaataaatatttattaaaaagtttACTGATTTAATTTCAGGTCCGTCATGGAGTAACAAAACAGAGCAAGCCTTCTTCAGAGGACGAGACAGCAGAGAGGAACGTCTTCAGCTTGTCGAAATGTCCCAGAAGTACCCAGACTTACTGGATGCTGGCATTACTGGCTATTTCTTTTTTCGGGAGCAAGAAAAATTACTTGGGAAAGCGCAACTTATGGGGTTCTTTGATTTCTTTAAAGTaagattaaaaaatttttttatttttttttaagggtttcACTTTTTCTGAATTGATATTACAGAGTAGACTTTGTCAACATACAGATCAATTCATCTAAAACAAAACCCTTTTGACTCATCTCGTACAgaggtttaaaaaaacaatttttagtTGTTTGTAGTAAACAATCATTGGAAGTTATTTTGGGGGTCTACTATATTCAAATGCAAAGGTTTGTGCCGTTTAAGTATCAACGTACGGCCCAAAGAGAATCTGTGAGGGACAGCCTTTCAGAATCATTATACGCCCCTGACGGAGCAAATGTAAACCATAAAGTTTT from Pelobates fuscus isolate aPelFus1 chromosome 1, aPelFus1.pri, whole genome shotgun sequence harbors:
- the POGLUT3 gene encoding protein O-glucosyltransferase 3, encoding MSSAAAAGRGSSPVPWQMAHTLSFPLVWGLIMLLWIMEPPRADAGNADTVSAERSLVWGPGLHAGIELPVRYFYIQAVSNRGHNFTSSPGAKIFKVTIKALSSNEYIRIHVPDPLDRNDGSYVMRYRMYGSVTEGLIIEVLHGDKHVAQSPYILKGPVYHEYCDCPEEDSHIWQQTLSCPSKETQISKDFAPFPIIDLERMLEEVPRRFAEKRGAIVHYTILNNNVYRRSLGKYTDFKMFSDEILLSLARKVRLPDFEFYINVGDWPVEHRKANDTPGPLPMILWCGSVDSLDIILPTYDVTHSSLETLRGVTNDLLSIQGHTGPSWSNKTEQAFFRGRDSREERLQLVEMSQKYPDLLDAGITGYFFFREQEKLLGKAQLMGFFDFFKYKYQVNIDGTVAAYRFPYLMLGDSLVLKQASPYYEHFYSALKPGKHYIPIKRNLSDLIEKIQWAKENDEKARKIAKEGQALARELLQPHRFYCYYYNVFQNYAKRQTSRPAIREKMEHVPQPTDSSAVCQCHRNKIVREEL